From a single Nocardioides panacis genomic region:
- a CDS encoding DUF1684 domain-containing protein has translation MSAYDTVDWRRRVFALYSDVRATAEPAAAHDLWRRGRDELFASHPATPLREPDRASFRGLPVPAYDPAWRFEVEVRDAAPERVELDTGTDGAVPFERLGVVDLPGVGSLDVWRLASYGGGLFVPVKDASAGRPGGTYGGGRYLVDTVKGADLGSAGGTLVLDLNFAYNPSCAYDPDWACPLAQPGNTVPAEIPVGERTYP, from the coding sequence ATGAGCGCCTACGACACCGTGGACTGGCGGCGACGCGTGTTCGCCCTGTACTCCGACGTACGGGCGACCGCCGAGCCGGCCGCCGCCCACGACCTCTGGCGGCGGGGTCGCGACGAGCTGTTCGCCTCGCACCCGGCCACGCCGCTGCGGGAGCCGGACCGGGCGTCCTTCCGGGGCCTGCCGGTGCCGGCCTACGACCCGGCCTGGCGGTTCGAGGTCGAGGTCCGCGACGCCGCCCCGGAGCGGGTCGAGCTCGACACCGGCACCGACGGGGCGGTCCCGTTCGAGCGGCTCGGCGTCGTGGACCTCCCCGGCGTCGGCAGCCTCGACGTCTGGCGCCTCGCGTCGTACGGCGGCGGGCTGTTCGTCCCGGTCAAGGACGCGTCGGCCGGCCGGCCCGGCGGCACCTACGGCGGCGGCCGCTACCTCGTCGACACCGTCAAGGGCGCGGACCTCGGCTCGGCGGGCGGCACGCTGGTCCTCGACCTCAACTTCGCCTACAACCCGTCCTGCGCCTACGACCCGGACTGGGCCTGCCCCCTCGCGCAGCCCGGCAACACGGTGCCCGCGGAGATCCCGGTGGGGGAGCGGACCTACCCGTAG
- a CDS encoding class I SAM-dependent methyltransferase, translating to MASPVLVADGCDVDDHGITLPSSIDGVVTVSLDGRYIWSFRPRRDALPGPRGPVVAWPAFLRPHLRGTTRLTLAEPGSGRTYVDREVVLGDGGADRIAVVDVHGHPLAVNKVGNLTRVFSETDDDARREILRGTALVLEDLREHGGAEAFLNYGCLLGAIRSGRMIGTDCDADLCYLSEQTHPADVILESYRLERAMTARGWPTVRMSGGDFKVLLRLADGRTCYVDVFVAFYTEGTYYQLGNRSGRLPRSAVLPTSTVVLEGVEMPAPADPEAMLAFVYGPGWRVPDPSFKFADPARGVRRLDGWLRGYRDELPAWNAFFRSAEAAEVPRRRSGFARWVALRVLLGDTLVELGSGTGRDAAYFARRGHRVQAYDISPDARRATQRRLRRSDDEAAVRRLMLDELRTVAVTGAEIGLLAGRRHVYARGLVGCLGAEARRNLWRLARMALDGDRGCLFLEFSATRPDLPDALAPAGLNRRVDADTVVAELEACGARVDLRVERPGTDLLDRPDPWTCRLQVTFPSTGANRHV from the coding sequence ATGGCGTCCCCGGTCCTGGTCGCCGACGGGTGCGACGTCGACGACCACGGGATCACCCTGCCCTCGTCAATCGACGGCGTCGTCACGGTGTCGCTCGACGGTCGGTACATCTGGTCGTTCCGGCCGCGTCGGGACGCCCTGCCCGGGCCGCGCGGCCCGGTGGTCGCCTGGCCCGCGTTCCTGCGTCCGCACCTGCGGGGCACCACCCGGCTCACCCTCGCCGAGCCCGGCTCCGGCCGCACGTACGTCGACCGCGAGGTCGTCCTCGGGGACGGCGGCGCCGACCGCATCGCGGTGGTCGACGTGCACGGCCACCCGCTGGCCGTGAACAAGGTCGGCAACCTGACCCGGGTGTTCTCCGAGACCGACGACGACGCCCGCCGGGAGATCCTCCGCGGCACGGCCCTGGTGCTCGAGGACCTGCGCGAGCACGGGGGAGCCGAGGCGTTCCTCAACTACGGCTGCCTGCTCGGCGCGATCCGCAGCGGCCGGATGATCGGCACCGACTGCGACGCCGACCTCTGCTACCTGAGCGAGCAGACGCACCCGGCCGACGTGATCCTCGAGTCCTACCGGCTGGAGCGCGCGATGACCGCCCGCGGATGGCCCACCGTGCGGATGTCCGGCGGCGACTTCAAGGTGCTGCTGCGGCTTGCGGACGGCCGCACCTGCTACGTCGACGTGTTCGTGGCGTTCTACACCGAGGGCACCTACTACCAGCTCGGCAACCGCAGCGGCCGGCTGCCGCGATCGGCCGTGCTGCCGACGTCGACGGTGGTCCTCGAGGGCGTCGAGATGCCCGCGCCGGCGGACCCCGAGGCGATGCTGGCGTTCGTCTACGGCCCCGGTTGGCGGGTGCCGGACCCCTCGTTCAAGTTCGCCGACCCGGCGCGCGGGGTGCGCCGGCTCGACGGGTGGCTGCGCGGCTACCGGGACGAGCTGCCGGCCTGGAACGCGTTCTTCCGCAGCGCGGAGGCGGCCGAGGTGCCCCGCAGGCGCTCCGGCTTCGCCCGGTGGGTGGCCCTGCGGGTGCTGCTCGGTGACACGCTCGTGGAGCTCGGCTCGGGCACCGGGCGCGACGCCGCCTACTTCGCGCGCCGCGGCCACCGGGTGCAGGCCTACGACATCTCCCCGGACGCCCGGCGGGCGACCCAGCGTCGGCTGCGCAGGAGCGACGACGAGGCCGCCGTACGACGGCTGATGCTGGACGAGCTGCGCACCGTCGCGGTGACCGGTGCCGAGATCGGGCTGCTCGCGGGCCGGCGGCACGTGTACGCGCGCGGCCTGGTGGGCTGCCTCGGGGCCGAGGCCCGCCGCAACCTGTGGCGGCTGGCCCGGATGGCCCTGGACGGCGACCGCGGCTGCCTGTTCCTGGAGTTCTCCGCGACCCGGCCCGACCTGCCCGACGCGCTCGCGCCCGCCGGCCTGAACCGCCGGGTGGACGCCGACACCGTGGTCGCCGAGCTCGAGGCGTGCGGCGCCCGCGTCGACCTGCGCGTCGAGCGCCCGGGCACCGACCTCCTCGACCGGCCCGACCCCTGGACCTGCCGGCTGCAGGTTACCTTCCCGAGCACTGGAGCGAACCGCCATGTCTGA
- a CDS encoding DEAD/DEAH box helicase codes for MVDLSSLLGDEDLRRRYGTPTLDRAWDYVRRGNVLSCTHDLDSDGDLDVRGTVAGSTSAPYTVSLSVGSDGDGAWVFGRCSCPVGEGCKHALAVLITVRDEQARTSPQSERRWERQLSSLLDELDERAVKSQERTDQPLALQVELKPPARSTAYRGWSRDVPSARGTLRMRPMRRGARDNWVRTGISWSDVPYLDRNGAHPPEQVVALNDLLSGHRLAMRQLYFGADGNVALGSFGPDEVSLVRRAVAAGMPLLAGPGLSAVTLADPVTLQLDVNAAPARDAQLRLGVPLDGEWYGAADLDVLGEGGHAVALWLADGDRWSVTLAALTAPPGPEVRRLLKRGDSVVVPAADRDDLVAEYLPRLQRHVPVISSDGSVDVPRPADARLALTVTWVAADEVRTAWTWRYRVGTDDRVYALSETRGLRGVRRPDQEQELLDRLVLDAEQEHHLCRGHQRGMGLEDARTYRDAHAILFATELLPGLRGQVEIDEIGDQPDYRELDGVPVIHFVSRERPGHDQLDHPVDWLDLEIEITVDGTPIALAHVLAALTTGLDRVILRNGKHLRIDRPEFAHLQRLVEAAAELQEQPEGGVRVGHHDLGLWDELAEVGIVDEQAAQWVRAAQALRSLDTLPAVEPVGLEAQLRSYQLAGFRWLAYLWQSGLGGILADDMGLGKTIQTLALVAHARAHGAAPFLVVAPTSVVGLWASEAAHFTPGLDVRVVTESQARRGSSVAEVADGADVVVTSYTLYRLEAADYVALAWGGLVLDEAQTVKNHTGKTYQAVRRLDVPFRLALSGTPMENRLMELWSLLSIVAPGLYPWPQRFTEAVANPVERLGDREVLARFRRRIRPFLLRRTKDLVAADLPAKQEQVLEVQLTPRHRTIYETHLQRERQTVLGLVDDFDKHRMAIFRSLTRLRQLSLDAGLVDPAYDGVGSAKVDVLVDHLLELAAEGHRALVFSQFTSFLTRVRARLDREGLSSSYLDGTTRHRPQVVDAFRTGDDPVFLISLKAGGVGLTLTEADYVFVMDPWWNPAVEAQAVDRTHRIGQTRPVNVYRLVAAQTIEEKVMELKARKAALFAQVVDDDALMSAPIGADDVRALFED; via the coding sequence TCGCGGCAACGTGCTCTCCTGCACCCACGACCTGGACTCCGACGGCGACCTCGACGTCCGTGGCACCGTGGCCGGGTCCACCAGCGCGCCGTACACCGTGAGCCTCAGCGTCGGGTCGGACGGCGACGGCGCCTGGGTGTTCGGGCGGTGCAGCTGCCCGGTGGGGGAGGGGTGCAAGCACGCGCTCGCGGTGCTGATCACGGTGCGCGACGAGCAGGCGCGTACGTCGCCGCAGTCCGAGCGGCGCTGGGAGCGGCAGCTGTCCTCGCTGCTGGACGAGCTCGACGAGCGCGCCGTGAAGTCCCAGGAGCGCACCGACCAGCCGCTCGCGCTGCAGGTCGAGCTCAAGCCGCCGGCCCGCTCGACCGCCTACCGCGGCTGGTCGCGCGACGTGCCCAGCGCGCGCGGCACGCTGCGGATGCGGCCGATGCGCCGGGGAGCCCGGGACAACTGGGTGCGCACCGGCATCTCCTGGTCCGACGTGCCCTACCTGGACCGCAACGGTGCCCATCCGCCGGAGCAGGTGGTCGCGCTCAACGACCTGCTCTCCGGGCACCGCCTGGCCATGCGACAGCTCTACTTCGGCGCCGACGGCAACGTGGCACTGGGGTCCTTCGGGCCCGACGAGGTGTCCCTGGTCCGGCGGGCCGTCGCGGCCGGGATGCCGCTGCTGGCCGGGCCCGGGCTCTCCGCGGTGACGCTCGCCGACCCGGTGACGCTCCAGCTCGACGTCAACGCCGCGCCTGCCCGCGACGCCCAGCTGCGGCTCGGGGTCCCGCTCGACGGCGAGTGGTACGGCGCCGCCGACCTCGACGTGCTGGGCGAGGGCGGTCACGCCGTCGCGCTCTGGCTCGCCGACGGCGACCGCTGGTCGGTGACGCTGGCCGCGCTGACGGCACCGCCGGGTCCGGAGGTCCGCCGCCTGCTCAAGCGCGGCGACTCGGTGGTGGTGCCGGCCGCCGACCGCGACGACCTGGTCGCGGAGTACCTCCCCCGCCTGCAGCGGCACGTCCCGGTGATCTCCTCCGACGGGTCCGTCGACGTGCCCCGGCCGGCCGACGCGCGACTCGCGCTCACCGTGACGTGGGTGGCCGCCGACGAGGTGCGCACCGCGTGGACGTGGCGCTACCGGGTCGGCACCGACGACCGCGTCTACGCCCTGTCGGAGACCCGGGGGCTGCGCGGCGTGCGCCGTCCCGACCAGGAGCAGGAGCTGCTCGACCGGTTGGTGCTCGACGCCGAGCAGGAGCACCACCTCTGCCGCGGGCACCAGCGCGGGATGGGCCTGGAGGACGCCAGGACCTACCGCGACGCCCACGCGATCCTGTTCGCGACCGAGCTGCTGCCGGGGCTGCGCGGCCAGGTGGAGATCGACGAGATCGGCGACCAGCCGGACTACCGCGAGCTGGACGGCGTGCCCGTGATCCACTTCGTCAGCCGCGAGCGGCCCGGCCACGACCAGCTCGACCACCCCGTCGACTGGCTCGACCTCGAGATCGAGATCACCGTCGACGGCACTCCGATCGCGCTGGCCCACGTGCTGGCCGCGCTGACCACCGGCCTCGACCGGGTGATCCTGCGCAACGGCAAGCACCTGCGCATCGACCGGCCCGAGTTCGCGCACCTGCAGCGGCTCGTCGAGGCAGCCGCCGAGCTCCAGGAGCAGCCGGAGGGCGGCGTCCGCGTCGGGCACCACGACCTGGGCCTGTGGGACGAGCTGGCAGAGGTCGGCATCGTCGACGAGCAGGCCGCCCAGTGGGTGCGGGCCGCGCAGGCGCTCCGGTCTCTCGACACCCTGCCGGCCGTCGAGCCGGTCGGGCTCGAGGCCCAGCTGCGGTCCTACCAGCTGGCCGGGTTCCGCTGGCTGGCCTACCTCTGGCAGTCCGGGCTGGGCGGGATCCTGGCCGACGACATGGGGCTCGGCAAGACCATCCAGACCCTCGCGCTCGTCGCGCACGCCCGGGCGCACGGCGCCGCCCCCTTCCTCGTCGTCGCGCCCACCAGCGTGGTCGGCCTGTGGGCGAGCGAGGCGGCGCACTTCACCCCCGGCCTCGACGTCCGGGTCGTCACCGAGTCGCAGGCCCGGCGCGGGTCGTCGGTCGCCGAGGTGGCCGACGGCGCCGACGTCGTGGTGACCTCCTACACGCTCTACCGGCTCGAGGCCGCCGACTACGTCGCACTCGCCTGGGGCGGCCTGGTGCTCGACGAGGCGCAGACCGTCAAGAACCACACCGGCAAGACCTACCAGGCCGTGCGCCGGCTCGACGTACCCTTCCGGCTCGCGCTGTCCGGCACCCCGATGGAGAACCGGCTGATGGAGCTGTGGTCGCTGCTGTCGATCGTGGCGCCGGGGCTCTACCCGTGGCCGCAGCGGTTCACCGAGGCGGTCGCCAACCCGGTCGAGCGGCTCGGCGACCGTGAGGTGCTGGCCCGCTTCCGGCGCCGGATCCGGCCGTTCCTGCTGCGCCGCACCAAGGACCTGGTGGCCGCCGACCTGCCGGCCAAGCAGGAGCAGGTCCTCGAGGTGCAGCTCACCCCCCGGCACCGCACGATCTACGAGACGCACCTGCAGCGGGAGCGCCAGACGGTGCTGGGCCTGGTCGACGACTTCGACAAGCACCGGATGGCGATCTTCCGGTCGCTGACCCGGCTGCGCCAGCTCAGCCTGGACGCGGGGCTGGTCGACCCGGCCTACGACGGGGTGGGCTCGGCCAAGGTCGACGTGCTCGTGGACCACTTGCTCGAGCTCGCCGCCGAGGGGCACCGGGCGCTGGTGTTCAGCCAGTTCACGTCGTTCCTGACCCGGGTGCGTGCCCGGCTCGACCGGGAGGGCCTCTCCTCGTCCTACCTCGACGGCACCACCCGGCACCGCCCGCAGGTCGTCGACGCCTTCCGCACCGGCGACGACCCGGTCTTCCTGATCAGCCTCAAGGCCGGCGGCGTGGGGCTGACCCTGACCGAGGCCGACTACGTCTTCGTGATGGACCCGTGGTGGAACCCGGCCGTCGAGGCGCAGGCCGTGGACCGCACGCACCGGATCGGCCAGACCCGTCCGGTCAACGTCTACCGGCTGGTCGCGGCGCAGACCATCGAGGAGAAGGTGATGGAGCTCAAGGCCCGCAAGGCCGCGCTGTTCGCACAGGTGGTCGACGACGACGCGCTGATGTCGGCCCCCATCGGCGCCGACGACGTGCGGGCCCTGTTCGAGGACTGA
- a CDS encoding adenylyltransferase/cytidyltransferase family protein codes for MSAVIGYAPGAYDLFHVGHLNVLRQARQHCDVLVAGVVADEVCELTKGVRPLVPLEERLDIVASIGIVDEVYAETTTDKLDAWQDVRFTRIFKGDDWRGTPKGRALEERLGAVGVEVVYFPYTMHTSSTMLRRAVRSRAAAPSLTVPAMA; via the coding sequence ATGAGCGCAGTGATCGGGTACGCGCCCGGTGCGTACGACCTGTTCCACGTGGGACATCTCAACGTGCTGCGGCAGGCGCGCCAGCACTGCGACGTCCTGGTGGCCGGCGTGGTGGCCGACGAGGTCTGCGAGCTCACCAAGGGCGTGCGGCCCTTGGTCCCGCTCGAGGAGCGCCTCGACATCGTCGCGAGCATCGGCATCGTCGACGAGGTGTACGCCGAGACCACCACCGACAAGCTCGACGCCTGGCAGGACGTGCGCTTCACCCGGATCTTCAAGGGCGACGACTGGCGCGGCACGCCCAAGGGCCGCGCGCTCGAGGAGCGGCTCGGTGCCGTCGGCGTCGAGGTCGTCTACTTCCCCTACACGATGCACACCTCCAGCACGATGCTGCGCCGGGCCGTGCGGTCCCGTGCGGCTGCCCCGTCCCTGACCGTCCCCGCGATGGCCTGA
- a CDS encoding dihydrofolate reductase family protein: MTLTTCHVTISLDGFLAGPDQSLDHPLGVGGLALHEWHFDADEKGHAADIAARDDLLKQRGAYVMGRNMFGPVRGSWDGDWRGWWGDEPPYHAPVFVLTHHPRESVEMAGGTTFHFVTEGFEAAHARAREAAGDLDVAIAGGASTVRQALAAGVVDEITLDIAPVLLGAGERLLEGVADPGLVPLEVTGSPLATHVRYRVGR, encoded by the coding sequence ATGACGCTGACCACCTGCCACGTGACGATCTCGCTCGACGGCTTCCTCGCCGGACCCGACCAGAGCCTGGACCATCCCCTGGGCGTGGGCGGCCTGGCCCTGCACGAGTGGCACTTCGACGCGGACGAGAAGGGGCACGCCGCCGACATCGCCGCCCGGGACGACCTGCTGAAGCAGCGCGGCGCCTACGTGATGGGGCGCAACATGTTCGGCCCGGTCCGCGGCTCCTGGGACGGGGACTGGCGCGGCTGGTGGGGCGACGAGCCGCCGTACCACGCACCGGTCTTCGTGCTCACCCACCACCCGCGGGAGTCCGTCGAGATGGCCGGCGGCACGACCTTCCACTTCGTCACCGAGGGCTTCGAGGCCGCGCACGCCCGGGCCAGGGAGGCCGCCGGTGACCTCGACGTCGCGATCGCCGGTGGCGCGTCGACGGTGCGCCAGGCCCTGGCCGCGGGCGTCGTTGACGAGATCACCCTGGACATCGCGCCGGTGCTGCTCGGCGCGGGGGAGCGGCTGCTCGAAGGCGTCGCGGACCCCGGTCTCGTGCCGCTCGAGGTGACCGGCTCGCCGCTCGCCACGCACGTGCGCTACCGGGTCGGGCGCTGA
- a CDS encoding DUF6752 domain-containing protein — MSDLRTTVDRVRTRGARLRGARGASVRARLRELEAEVQENRRLNRRVAELTDLVTELVVPLARRDDAAVDAVLERYRSMI, encoded by the coding sequence ATGTCTGACCTCAGGACCACCGTCGACCGGGTCCGCACCCGGGGGGCGCGGCTGCGCGGCGCCCGCGGCGCGAGCGTGCGCGCCCGGCTGCGCGAGCTCGAGGCCGAGGTGCAGGAGAACCGCCGGCTGAACCGCCGGGTCGCCGAGCTCACCGACCTGGTCACCGAGCTGGTCGTGCCGCTGGCCCGCCGCGACGACGCCGCGGTCGACGCCGTCCTCGAGCGCTACCGCTCGATGATCTAG
- a CDS encoding LLM class flavin-dependent oxidoreductase produces MDLRVFTEPQQGATYDDLLAVARRAEELGFDAFFRSDHYLAMGGDGLPGPTDAWLTLAGLARDTSTIRLGTLMTSATFRLPGPLAISVAQVDQMSGGRVELGLGAGWFEAEHAAYGIPFPEAGERFDRLEETLAVVTGLWTTPVGETFSHAGVHYRLLDSPRAAQAGAVTAPAGDHRRARQAPHAGAGRALRRRVQRAVRVGRDHPGAGRPGAGGLRERGT; encoded by the coding sequence ATGGATCTCCGGGTGTTCACCGAGCCGCAGCAGGGTGCGACGTACGACGACCTGCTGGCCGTCGCGCGCCGGGCCGAGGAGCTCGGCTTCGACGCGTTCTTCCGCTCCGACCACTACCTCGCGATGGGTGGCGACGGCCTGCCCGGGCCGACGGACGCGTGGCTGACGCTGGCCGGGCTGGCCCGCGACACCTCGACGATCCGGCTCGGCACGCTGATGACGTCGGCGACCTTCCGGCTGCCCGGCCCGCTCGCGATCTCGGTGGCCCAGGTCGACCAGATGAGCGGCGGCCGCGTCGAGCTGGGACTCGGGGCCGGCTGGTTCGAGGCCGAGCACGCGGCGTACGGCATCCCGTTCCCGGAGGCCGGCGAGCGCTTCGACCGGTTGGAGGAGACGCTGGCGGTGGTCACCGGCCTGTGGACCACGCCGGTGGGCGAGACGTTCAGCCACGCCGGGGTGCACTACCGGCTCCTCGACTCCCCCCGCGCTGCCCAAGCCGGTGCAGTCACCGCGCCCGCCGGTGATCATCGGCGGGCGCGGCAAGCGCCGCACGCCGGCGCTGGCCGCGCGCTACGCCGACGAGTTCAACGTGCCGTTCGCGTCGGTAGGGACCACCCGGGAGCTGGTCGCCCGGGTGCGGGAGGCCTGCGAGAGCGCGGGACGTGA
- a CDS encoding glycoside hydrolase family 25 protein, which yields MSRSVAAVRRTTRLFVVLVTSLAAMAASALAYADGVDVSHWQGSVSWTKVKAAGMQFAFMKATESTTYTDTQLATNWAGTQAVGLYRGAYHFARPSTSAGSAAKQAAYFVSKVGSFQNPGTLPPVLDLEASGGLGVTTLRTWTATWLSEVERLTGRVPMIYVSPAFWEHYLGNSTAFTRYPLWIAHYGVSSPRVPGGWPTWTFWQRTSSGSVSGISGNVDMNRFNGTTAQLATLAITTGGSSVPVPPGPSVPAASPTALTATPSATTVPARGALSISGSLTRSTDGAPLANLPVVLQSRPVGSSTWKTLGTVTTDANGAYVAVTTVPSATEYQTVYGGDGSTLAPATSPRAQVLNPAPARVTVYLHKNKTAKVRKGTAVMVYGHIKTAAGPITGKYVRFYQRKAGTKRWSYVRRTASLSPTGWYSTVVRPRRSTTYKAVSFAAPGLRSSTSNLTTVRTR from the coding sequence GTGAGTAGATCGGTCGCTGCCGTCCGTCGTACGACCCGCCTGTTCGTCGTGCTCGTGACCTCGCTCGCCGCGATGGCCGCCTCGGCCCTGGCGTACGCCGACGGCGTCGACGTCTCGCACTGGCAGGGGTCGGTGAGCTGGACCAAGGTCAAGGCCGCCGGCATGCAGTTCGCGTTCATGAAGGCCACCGAGTCGACCACCTACACCGACACCCAGCTGGCCACGAACTGGGCCGGCACGCAGGCCGTCGGGCTCTACCGCGGCGCGTACCACTTCGCCCGGCCGAGCACGAGCGCCGGCTCCGCGGCCAAGCAGGCGGCGTACTTCGTCTCCAAGGTCGGCTCGTTCCAGAACCCCGGCACGCTGCCGCCCGTGCTCGACCTCGAGGCCAGCGGCGGATTGGGCGTCACCACCCTGCGGACCTGGACCGCGACCTGGCTCAGCGAGGTCGAGCGGCTCACCGGCCGGGTCCCGATGATCTACGTGTCCCCGGCCTTCTGGGAGCACTACCTCGGCAACAGCACGGCCTTCACCCGCTACCCGCTGTGGATCGCGCACTACGGCGTGAGCAGCCCGCGGGTCCCCGGCGGCTGGCCCACCTGGACGTTCTGGCAGCGCACCAGCAGCGGCTCGGTCAGCGGCATCTCCGGCAACGTCGACATGAACCGCTTCAACGGCACCACCGCGCAGCTCGCCACCCTGGCGATCACCACGGGCGGCTCGTCGGTGCCGGTGCCCCCGGGCCCGAGCGTCCCGGCCGCCTCGCCCACCGCGCTCACCGCGACCCCCTCCGCCACCACGGTGCCGGCGCGCGGCGCCCTGTCCATCTCGGGGTCGCTGACCCGGAGCACCGACGGCGCCCCGCTGGCGAACCTGCCCGTCGTCCTGCAGTCCCGCCCGGTCGGCAGCTCGACCTGGAAGACGCTGGGCACCGTGACCACCGACGCCAACGGTGCGTACGTCGCGGTGACCACCGTGCCGAGCGCCACCGAGTACCAGACCGTGTACGGCGGTGACGGGTCCACGCTGGCCCCGGCCACCTCGCCCCGCGCGCAGGTGCTCAACCCGGCCCCGGCGCGGGTGACGGTCTACCTGCACAAGAACAAGACCGCCAAGGTGCGCAAGGGCACCGCGGTGATGGTCTACGGCCACATCAAGACCGCTGCCGGGCCGATCACCGGAAAGTACGTCCGGTTCTACCAGCGCAAGGCCGGCACCAAGCGCTGGTCCTACGTGCGCCGTACCGCCAGCCTGTCGCCCACCGGGTGGTACTCCACGGTCGTGCGGCCGCGCCGCTCGACGACCTACAAGGCGGTCTCGTTCGCGGCCCCCGGGCTGCGCTCGAGCACCTCGAACCTGACCACCGTGCGAACCCGCTGA
- a CDS encoding SDR family NAD(P)-dependent oxidoreductase has protein sequence MSNPVLLVVGAGPGVGASVARRFGREGYDVALVSRSADRLTALGEALQAEGVTTGWSALDVTDEDALRAAVERFGAHAGHLDVLHFNPSAFTHKDPLSLSPDELLADVRLGVAPLLTLVQAARPFLRSGGRVVATGSMAADRPWHEAASLGVQKAGLRNLMRSVDATLRDEGVRAVTLTVNGTLERGTVFDPDRVADATYAAVTQDAGDWRVEVPYPARADREG, from the coding sequence ATGAGCAATCCCGTGCTGCTGGTGGTGGGTGCCGGGCCCGGGGTCGGGGCGTCGGTCGCGCGGCGGTTCGGCCGGGAGGGGTACGACGTCGCGCTGGTCTCCCGGTCCGCCGACCGCCTGACCGCCCTGGGCGAGGCCCTGCAGGCCGAGGGCGTGACGACCGGCTGGAGCGCGCTGGACGTCACCGACGAGGACGCGCTGCGGGCGGCGGTGGAGCGGTTCGGCGCGCACGCCGGGCACCTCGACGTGCTGCACTTCAACCCCAGCGCGTTCACCCACAAGGACCCGCTGTCCCTGTCGCCCGACGAGCTGCTCGCCGACGTCCGGCTCGGGGTCGCCCCGCTGCTCACCCTGGTGCAGGCGGCCCGGCCGTTCCTGCGCAGCGGCGGCCGGGTGGTCGCCACCGGGAGCATGGCCGCCGACCGTCCCTGGCACGAGGCGGCCAGCCTCGGCGTGCAGAAGGCCGGGCTGCGCAACCTGATGCGCAGCGTCGACGCCACGCTGCGCGACGAGGGTGTCCGGGCGGTGACGCTGACGGTCAACGGCACCCTGGAGCGGGGCACCGTCTTCGACCCGGACCGGGTGGCGGACGCGACGTACGCCGCCGTCACGCAGGACGCCGGCGACTGGCGGGTCGAGGTGCCCTACCCGGCCCGGGCGGACCGCGAGGGCTGA
- a CDS encoding NADH:flavin oxidoreductase/NADH oxidase codes for MSQLFTPIRLRDLEIRNRVWVSPMCQYSARDGVPNQWHLVHLGSLARGGAGLVITEATAVVPEGRISPADTGIWNDEQQAEWAPIVDFLHDQGASAGIQLAHAGRKASSQVPWEGRGAVADDAGGWQPVAPSAVGFPGLREDPAELSGAGIAAVVEAFAAAARRSVAAGFDLVELHAAHGYLLHEFLSPLSNHRADAYGGSFENRARLLLEVVDAVRAAVPDTLPVVVRISGTDWTEGGWTIEDSVRLTGLLREHGVDLVDVSSGGNVADAPIPVGPGYQVDLARRVRAEGGLPSGAVGLITEPKQAEEIVASGQADVVLLARAVLRDPHWPLRAAHELGVSVGEGVEWPPQYARAALG; via the coding sequence ATGAGCCAGCTGTTCACCCCGATCCGCCTGCGCGACCTCGAGATCCGCAACCGTGTCTGGGTCTCGCCGATGTGCCAGTACTCCGCCCGGGACGGTGTGCCCAACCAGTGGCACCTGGTGCACCTCGGGTCGCTGGCCCGGGGCGGTGCCGGCCTGGTGATCACCGAGGCGACCGCCGTCGTGCCGGAGGGGCGCATCTCCCCGGCGGACACCGGGATCTGGAACGACGAGCAGCAGGCCGAGTGGGCCCCGATCGTCGACTTCCTGCACGACCAGGGAGCGAGTGCCGGCATCCAGCTCGCGCACGCCGGCCGCAAGGCCTCGAGCCAGGTCCCGTGGGAGGGACGCGGGGCGGTCGCGGACGACGCCGGTGGCTGGCAGCCCGTCGCCCCCTCCGCGGTGGGCTTCCCGGGGCTGCGCGAGGACCCGGCCGAGCTCTCCGGCGCCGGCATCGCCGCGGTCGTGGAGGCCTTCGCCGCGGCAGCCCGCCGGTCCGTCGCGGCCGGCTTCGACCTGGTCGAGCTGCACGCCGCGCACGGCTACCTGCTGCACGAGTTCCTGTCCCCGCTGTCGAACCACCGTGCGGACGCGTACGGCGGCTCCTTCGAGAACCGGGCCCGCCTGCTGCTCGAGGTCGTGGACGCCGTCCGGGCCGCCGTGCCTGACACGCTGCCGGTGGTCGTGCGGATCTCCGGCACGGACTGGACCGAGGGTGGCTGGACGATCGAGGACTCGGTGCGGCTGACCGGGCTGCTGCGCGAGCACGGGGTCGACCTCGTCGACGTCTCCAGCGGGGGCAACGTCGCCGACGCGCCGATCCCGGTGGGCCCCGGCTACCAGGTGGACCTGGCCCGGCGGGTGCGCGCCGAGGGCGGGCTGCCCAGCGGCGCGGTGGGTCTGATCACCGAGCCGAAGCAGGCCGAGGAGATCGTCGCCTCCGGCCAGGCCGACGTGGTGCTGCTGGCCCGCGCGGTGCTCCGCGACCCGCACTGGCCGCTGCGCGCCGCGCACGAGCTGGGCGTGTCCGTCGGTGAGGGCGTGGAGTGGCCGCCGCAGTACGCCCGGGCCGCGCTCGGCTGA